From Oryza sativa Japonica Group chromosome 4, ASM3414082v1, one genomic window encodes:
- the LOC9270694 gene encoding probable LRR receptor-like serine/threonine-protein kinase At3g47570 encodes MPSMLGLPQPKRRRVPIPPSNNGTLKKVSYSDIIKATNWFSSNHKISSTQTGSIYVGRFKSEKRLVAIKVFNLNQPGAYESYFIECEVLRSTRHRNIMRPLTLCSTLDHENHEFKALIFKFMVNGSLERWLHSEQHNGIPDRVLCLGQRISIATDVATALDYIHNHVMPPLVHCDLKPSNILLDVDITALLGDFGSAKFLFPDLVSPESLADIGGTIGYIAPEYGMGSQISTGGDVYSFGVLLLEMLTGKQPTDDTFADGVSIHNFVDSMFPDRVAEILDPYMTHEEHQVYTAEWLEACIKPLVALGLSCSMVSSKDRPGMQDVCAKLCAVKETFLQFGDFSL; translated from the exons ATGCCCAGTATGCTTGGTTTGCCCCAGCCAAAGAGAAGAAGAGTGCCTATACCTCCAAGCAACAATGGGACACTCAAGAAGGTCTCATACAGTGACATCATTAAAGCTACCAATTGGTTTTCTTCAAACCATAAAATTAGTTCAACCCAAACTGGATCAATTTATGTTGGTAGGTTTAAGTCTGAGAAACGCCTAGTTGCCATTAAAGTATTCAACTTGAATCAACCTGGTGCATATGAGAGTTATTTTATTGAGTGTGAGGTGCTACGAAGCACTCGCCATAGAAACATAATGCGGCCACTGACCCTATGCTCAACATTGGACCACGAAAACCATGAGTTCAAGGCACTAATCTTCAAGTTCATGGTTAATGGTAGCCTTGAAAGATGGTTGCACTCTGAGCAGCACAATGGAATCCCAGATAGAGTACTATGCTTAGGCCAGAGGATATCCATTGCAACTGATGTGGCCACTGCTCTTGATTACATCCACAACCATGTAATGCCTCCTTTGGTCCATTGTGATTTGAAGCCGAGCAATATCCTCTTGGATGTTGACATAACCGCGCTTCTTGGTGACTTTGGATCAGCAAAGTTTCTATTTCCTGATCTGGTCAGTCCAGAAAGCTTGGCTGATATAGGAGGAACAATTGGATACATTGCACCAG AGTATGGAATGGGCAGTCAAATCTCAACGGGAGGCGATGTGTATAGTTTTGGAGTGCTACTTCTGGAAATGCTTACAGGAAAGCAGCCAACTGATGATACATTTGCGGATGGAGTTAGCATTCACAACTTTGTTGACTCCATGTTCCCAGATAGAGTTGCAGAGATTCTAGATCCCTATATGACGCACGAGGAGCACCAAGTGTATACAGCAGAATGGTTGGAGGCCTGTATTAAGCCGTTAGTTGCACTTGGCCTGTCATGTTCCATGGTATCTTCGAAAGACAGACCTGGAATGCAAGATGTCTGTGCGAAACTTTGTGCAGTCAAAGAAACTTTTCTGCAGTTTGGCGATTTCAGTTTGTGA